The genomic segment AGCATTAGTGATAACATTATGGCGCTAATATAAAAAGTAAGTTTAATTAACTTTCTATAAGCGGCTCTCACGCGCTCTTCATCATCAACAATTTGTGATAGTATCGGGTAAGTTACTCTTTGCGTGCTTGATTCTATGTTTGATGAGACAAGAGTTTGAAACTGACTTGCTCGACTGTACAGGCCAAGCTCTGCTGCTGAAAAGTACTTCCCAATAACCAGGCTGTATATATTTGTATATATTGAATTTAACATACTGGATCCAAGTATGCGTGAACCAAAACTAAACAGCTCTTTAAAAGCGGACACACTATAGCTTAGTGTTGGCTTCCATACCGATGACAAGTGAAGAAGCAATACCCTGATCAGATTCTGGCTTATCATTTTGATGGCTAGACTCCAATATCCAAAGCCCATAAATGCCATAGACACACCAATAAGCCCGGAAATCGAACTTGACCATGCATTAATCTTTGTTTGTCTTTTAAAATCTATATTGCGTGTAAGGATCGCCCTTTCTACTATTCCAAAAGAATTTATAACAAGATTTAGAGACATGATTCGCACGACAAGAATAAGTTCTGAATTGTTATAAAACTTGGCTATTGATCCGGCTGCAAAGTATAGAAGAGCAAACATTGCAATCCCCAGACCAATATTAGTGTAGAACATAGTGTTGTAGTCGTCCTCAGTACAGTCTTGCTTTCGAATCAAGGCTTGCTCCAAGCCACTGTTCACAATTGCTTCTGAGAACGTTATGAAAACCATGCTCATGCCAATTATCCCATACTCGGTAGGACTTAAGAGCCTTGCTAGAACTACGCCAAATACGAAATGAATGACCTGATTCACCATGCTGTCGGTGAAGCTCCATTTAAGACCGGAGATGGTTTTATTTCTGATGCTCAGTTCTTATTCCTTCAACCATTTTGGTAATCTACCTTAAAAAAGACTTACACTAGAGCTGCTGCGACCGAAACAACTAGCCAAAGCGACCCATAAATGCGATATCATTCGATTCCTGCCCCAAGAACAGGGAAAGAACGAAATGGAGTATAGTTAATTTTACCAGTACTATCCAGCACCATGTTAGGATGCCCATGGTATACGAAATCATCTCTAT from the Candidatus Cloacimonadota bacterium genome contains:
- a CDS encoding lipopolysaccharide biosynthesis protein, with the translated sequence MSGLKWSFTDSMVNQVIHFVFGVVLARLLSPTEYGIIGMSMVFITFSEAIVNSGLEQALIRKQDCTEDDYNTMFYTNIGLGIAMFALLYFAAGSIAKFYNNSELILVVRIMSLNLVINSFGIVERAILTRNIDFKRQTKINAWSSSISGLIGVSMAFMGFGYWSLAIKMISQNLIRVLLLHLSSVWKPTLSYSVSAFKELFSFGSRILGSSMLNSIYTNIYSLVIGKYFSAAELGLYSRASQFQTLVSSNIESSTQRVTYPILSQIVDDEERVRAAYRKLIKLTFYISAIMLSLML